The following are from one region of the Longimicrobium sp. genome:
- a CDS encoding oligosaccharide flippase family protein, translating to MSGPAPEPGRGSLRERGQALRDRLKASSLARGTWSMLLGYGCRSLVQTAYFVLIARALAPDGYGAFVGVVALAGVLVPFASWGTGQLLIQDVARDPGQFARRWGNALVVTTVSGLLLCAAVLGLSRWMLPASISIWLVVTVAVSELVFARLTDISSQAFWAFGRLKRTAAISVWMVVARLAAALVMLAVVPSPTPVAWGVGFLASSAFAAVLALVLVFRELGAPDFAGAGMPRIREGFYFSVGQSAGGIYSEIDKTMLARLATLQAAGAYGAAYRILDVAVAPLLSLLIASYTQFFRSGTAGVSGTVRFAKKLLPIASGYGALVGVGLWLCAPLIPYLLGEGYADTVGALRWLALLPVLRAVQFLGADTLTGAGKQAVRSALYVIVAVVNVALNLWLIPLYSWRGAAWASLVSDGLLAVLVWCVVLWLYRAERGAAQAGPVFAAPAR from the coding sequence ATGAGCGGCCCGGCACCCGAGCCCGGCCGCGGCTCGCTTCGTGAGCGCGGCCAGGCGCTGCGTGACCGGCTGAAGGCGAGCTCGCTGGCGCGCGGCACCTGGTCCATGCTCCTGGGCTACGGGTGCCGCTCGCTCGTCCAGACCGCCTATTTCGTCCTCATCGCGCGGGCGCTGGCGCCGGACGGGTACGGCGCCTTCGTGGGCGTGGTGGCGCTGGCCGGCGTGCTGGTGCCCTTTGCGAGCTGGGGGACGGGGCAGCTCCTGATCCAGGACGTGGCCCGCGATCCCGGTCAGTTCGCCAGGCGGTGGGGGAACGCGCTCGTCGTCACCACCGTGTCCGGGCTGCTCCTGTGCGCGGCCGTGCTGGGGCTCTCGCGGTGGATGCTCCCGGCCTCCATCTCCATCTGGCTGGTGGTGACGGTCGCCGTTTCCGAGCTCGTGTTCGCGCGGCTCACCGACATCTCCAGCCAGGCCTTCTGGGCGTTCGGGCGTCTCAAGCGCACGGCCGCCATTTCGGTGTGGATGGTGGTGGCGCGCCTTGCCGCGGCGCTGGTGATGCTGGCGGTGGTCCCCTCGCCGACGCCGGTGGCGTGGGGCGTGGGCTTCCTGGCCAGCTCCGCCTTCGCGGCGGTGCTCGCGCTGGTGCTGGTGTTCCGCGAGCTGGGCGCGCCCGACTTCGCGGGCGCCGGGATGCCGCGCATCAGGGAAGGCTTCTACTTCTCGGTGGGGCAGTCGGCGGGTGGCATCTACAGCGAGATCGACAAGACGATGCTGGCGCGGCTCGCCACGCTGCAGGCGGCGGGCGCGTACGGCGCGGCGTACCGCATCCTGGACGTGGCGGTCGCGCCGCTGCTCTCGCTGCTGATCGCCTCGTACACGCAGTTCTTTCGCAGCGGCACGGCGGGGGTCAGCGGCACGGTGCGCTTCGCCAAGAAGCTGCTTCCCATCGCCAGCGGCTACGGCGCGCTGGTGGGGGTGGGGCTCTGGCTGTGCGCGCCGCTGATCCCGTACCTGTTGGGCGAGGGGTACGCGGACACCGTGGGCGCCCTCCGCTGGCTGGCGCTGCTCCCCGTGCTGCGCGCGGTGCAGTTCCTGGGCGCGGACACGCTGACCGGTGCGGGGAAGCAGGCGGTGCGCAGCGCTCTGTACGTGATCGTGGCGGTGGTGAACGTGGCGCTCAACCTGTGGCTGATTCCGCTCTACTCCTGGCGCGGCGCGGCGTGGGCGAGCCTGGTTTCCGACGGGCTGCTGGCGGTGCTGGTGTGGTGCGTCGTTCTGTGGCTGTACCGGGCGGAGCGTGGGGCGGCGCAGGCGGGGCCGGTGTTCGCGGCGCCGGCGAGGTGA